Proteins from a genomic interval of Physeter macrocephalus isolate SW-GA chromosome 21, ASM283717v5, whole genome shotgun sequence:
- the LOC112066436 gene encoding melanoma antigen preferentially expressed in tumors-like, translating to MDQNTTVTLLELAAKSLLNNEPAAIHALDEIPRELFVPLLKASFLGGHKMMLKAMVRVWPFRCLHIGSLNTREAYYDILEAMIDGLQILPAQYSSSWGPKLRILDLRSDLDCETICTEIGTAFPFCFQSCMYSQHSILKIEEAQQCVRSLGIGNSGSEPQSAREPMELLVDIYLNSTLRTEQFLSFLCSKVQENFGSLHLCCRDLHIDRISAHKSILQFLDLGCIDHLEIDQANLNEVIPILAQVIHLDSLTLCNIPFKSYKRRKFRSFLLCLRRLHNLQELSLTFFSLTDQLHKVLRVVPPQLDTLYLPFCSLSHRDITVLSQSSQATHLRVLSLSNNQIFSEVYEPFHTLLEKVSNTLQHLEINNCMITDSNLSAVLPTLSHCTHLRVLSFAHNPITMPVLKSLLQHLTPLMMLKYVTYPVPVHCYEEWNFPDTLDRQKLAEVQAQLEEMLHGAQRDDMNWATCSE from the exons ATGGACCAAAACACCACAGTCACTCTTCTAGAGCTTGCTGCAAAGAGTCTGCTGAATAATGAGCCTGCAGCTATCCATGCCCTGGACGAAATCCCAAGAGAACTCTTTGTTCCATTGTTAAAAGCTTCCTTCTTGGGTGGGCATAAGATGATGCTAAAGGCAATGGTGAGGGTTTGGCCTTTTCGCTGTCTCCATATTGGGTCATTGAACACACGAGAGGCATACTATGACATCTTGGAAGCCATGATTGATGGTCTGCAGATCCTCCCTGCCCAGTACTCTTCCTCTTG GGGGCCCAAACTGAGGATCCTAGATTTAAGGAGTGACCTGGACTGTGAGACAATATGCACTGAGATTGGGACCGCATTCCCTTTCTGTTTTCAGTCATGCATGTACTCTCAGCACTCTATCCTTAAGATAGAAGAAGCTCAGCAGTGTGTCAGGAGCCTCGGGATTGGTAATTCCGGGTCTGAGCCTCAGTCAGCACGGGAACCCATGGAATTACTAGTGGATATTTACCTCAATAGTACCTTGAGAACAGAGcaattcctctctttcctttgtaGTAAAGTTCAGGAGAACTTTGGGTCCTTGCACCTCTGCTGCAGAGATTTGCACATTGATAGAATATCTGCCCACAAAAGTATCCTGCAGTTTCTGGATCTGGGGTGCATTGATCACCTGGAAATAGATCAGGCTAATCTGAATGAAGTTATCCCCATTTTGGCTCAGGTGATCCACCTGGACAGCCTTACTCTGTGTAACATCCCTTTTAAATCTTATAAGAGAAGGAAATTCAGAtcttttctcctctgccttcGGCGACTGCACAATCTCCAGGAGCTCAGCTTGACTTTCTTCTCCCTCACAGATCAACTGCACAAAGTGCtcag AGTTGTGCCACCTCAGTTGGATACACTGTATCTACCTTTCTGTAGCCTTTCTCACAGAGATATCACTGTCCTGTCGCAGAGCTCTCAGGCCACCCACCTAAGGGTATTGAGTCTCAGTAACAACCAGATCTTCTCAGAAGTTTATGAGCCATTCCACACTCTGCTGGAGAAGGTCTCAAACACCCTGCAACATCTGGAGATAAATAATTGTATGATAACTGATTCAAATCTCTCTGCCGTCCTCCCAACCCTGAGCCACTGTACCCACCTCCGTGTCCTTAGCTTTGCCCACAATCCCATTACGATGCCTGTGCTCAAGAGCCTTCTGCAGCACTTGACACCATTGATGATGCTGAAGTATGTGACTTATCCTGTCCCTGTCCATTGCTACGAGGAATGGAATTTTCCTGACACTTTGGACCGACAGAAACTTGCTGAAGTTCAGGCTCAGTTGGAGGAGATGCTGCACGGGGCACAGCGGGACGACATGAACTGGGCCACTTGTTCAGAGTGA